A portion of the Actomonas aquatica genome contains these proteins:
- a CDS encoding nucleotide sugar dehydrogenase has protein sequence MTENVSIIGLGKLGASMVAGMASRGLNVIGVDINRNAVDAVNAGRAPVQETGLDEMIGQHRERIRATLDTTEAVLQSDISFVIVPTPSDERGAFTLQYASYAFKALGQALKKKDGYHVIVLTSTVLPGATRHGLLPILEKESGKVCGRDFGLCYNPEFIALGSVIRDFLNPDFYLLGQFDERSGDLLESVHNKVSENAAPVKRMTIENAELAKIAVNSYVTMKISFANMLSEFCENIPGGDVDVVSDALGMDKRIGRKYLTGGFGFGGPCFPRDNVALNFMGNSLDVDSRLLAENDDYNRNLAKRYVARLQRDLPKGANVAVLGLAYKAHSHVIEESPGILLCKALSEAGYRVIGHDNLAAPYAETALKMSSLVTDSLEEALKDAQVVLITTNDPDYLALTADQVARDQDSVTIVDFWRTLGHLAEDSRVRYLPMGRCLDDAGAAEKLEPLWTS, from the coding sequence ATGACTGAAAACGTCTCCATCATCGGACTTGGAAAACTCGGCGCCAGCATGGTTGCCGGCATGGCCTCACGCGGCCTCAACGTCATCGGCGTCGACATCAACCGCAATGCGGTCGATGCTGTGAACGCCGGCCGCGCGCCCGTCCAGGAAACCGGGTTGGATGAGATGATCGGCCAGCACCGCGAGCGCATCCGCGCCACCCTCGATACCACCGAGGCGGTGCTCCAGTCCGACATCAGTTTTGTGATCGTGCCGACTCCGAGCGACGAGCGCGGGGCCTTCACGCTGCAATACGCGTCCTATGCGTTCAAAGCGCTCGGCCAGGCGTTGAAGAAGAAGGACGGTTACCACGTCATCGTGCTCACCAGCACGGTTCTCCCTGGTGCCACCCGCCATGGTCTGCTGCCCATTCTGGAGAAAGAATCCGGCAAAGTCTGCGGCCGCGACTTCGGTCTCTGCTACAATCCCGAGTTCATTGCGCTGGGATCGGTCATCCGCGACTTCCTGAATCCCGACTTCTACCTGCTCGGGCAGTTCGACGAGCGCTCCGGCGACTTGCTCGAATCGGTCCACAACAAGGTGTCCGAGAACGCCGCGCCGGTGAAGCGCATGACCATCGAGAACGCCGAGTTGGCCAAGATCGCGGTCAACAGCTACGTCACCATGAAGATCTCCTTCGCCAACATGCTGTCGGAGTTCTGCGAGAACATCCCGGGTGGTGACGTCGACGTGGTTTCCGATGCCCTCGGCATGGACAAGCGCATCGGGCGCAAATACCTCACCGGCGGTTTCGGTTTTGGTGGCCCCTGCTTCCCCCGCGACAACGTCGCGCTCAACTTCATGGGCAACTCGCTCGACGTCGACAGCCGCCTCTTGGCCGAAAACGACGACTACAACCGCAACCTCGCCAAACGCTACGTCGCCCGCCTCCAGCGCGACCTGCCGAAGGGCGCCAATGTGGCGGTCCTCGGTCTCGCCTACAAAGCCCACTCTCACGTTATCGAGGAATCCCCCGGCATCCTGCTGTGCAAAGCCCTCTCCGAGGCCGGCTATCGCGTGATCGGCCACGACAATCTGGCGGCCCCTTACGCGGAAACCGCGTTGAAGATGAGCTCGCTGGTAACCGACTCCCTCGAGGAAGCCCTCAAAGACGCCCAAGTGGTGCTCATCACCACCAACGATCCGGACTACCTCGCCCTCACCGCCGACCAAGTCGCTCGCGACCAGGACAGCGTCACGATCGTCGACTTCTGGCGGACCCTCGGTCACTTGGCAGAGGACTCGCGCGTGCGCTACCTCCCCATGGGTCGCTGTCTCGACGACGCCGGCGCCGCCGAAAAACTCGAGCCGCTCTGGACGTCCTAA
- a CDS encoding class I SAM-dependent methyltransferase: MRCTACGHRYSLLKGEPESYSAEYFLEAHRNWFNNPNTPLFQKVTDGLRELPAGARVLDVGCGKGDFLKYLHGQRPDLELCGLDLSPNQDVPGITFVQSLVEEYEPTEPYDALVTMAVIEHIDDIQGFAQKLSDLVKPNGLVVVMTLDDTSLLYKLGRLFRKFGINIIYNRIYQAHHLNHFNRVSLQTLLERADMELVEYHGHNVPLAAIDIPATGLLQKVLRAGVWGVFNLSELTGNTYLQTLFMRSKR; this comes from the coding sequence ATGCGCTGCACTGCTTGCGGTCACCGCTATAGCTTGCTCAAGGGAGAACCCGAAAGCTATTCCGCCGAGTATTTCTTGGAGGCTCACCGAAATTGGTTCAATAATCCCAACACTCCTTTATTCCAAAAAGTTACTGATGGATTGAGGGAGCTTCCGGCTGGAGCCCGCGTCCTTGATGTGGGTTGCGGCAAGGGCGATTTTCTCAAATACCTGCACGGTCAACGACCAGACCTCGAACTCTGCGGTTTGGATCTTAGTCCAAATCAAGACGTGCCCGGCATAACATTCGTCCAGAGCCTGGTTGAAGAATACGAACCCACTGAACCTTATGATGCTTTGGTCACCATGGCGGTGATCGAACATATCGACGACATCCAAGGTTTTGCCCAGAAGCTCAGCGACCTTGTCAAACCCAATGGGTTGGTTGTAGTAATGACCCTCGACGACACTAGTTTACTCTACAAACTCGGTCGGCTATTCCGAAAATTCGGAATCAACATCATATACAACCGGATTTACCAAGCCCATCACCTCAACCATTTTAATCGTGTCAGCTTACAGACTCTTTTGGAGCGCGCCGACATGGAATTGGTCGAATACCACGGGCATAACGTCCCACTTGCAGCGATCGACATTCCTGCAACTGGCTTACTCCAAAAGGTTTTAAGGGCTGGAGTCTGGGGCGTCTTTAATCTCAGCGAACTGACCGGAAATACCTATCTACAAACCTTGTTCATGCGTTCAAAGAGGTAA
- a CDS encoding class I SAM-dependent methyltransferase, whose protein sequence is MSEKEFDKFATNYDAVLAGAMPPGMAENVYFAEYKIKLINQQLKERAPERILDFGCGPGRSIEFLASYFPRAEIWGFDVSEDSVKQARANNPNAKFVLDMDEIQNQEFDLIFAANVFHHIPKSEQSDALKACARVLKESGVMYIFEHNPYNPVTKRIFERCPFDVNAVMLPRSETVSIARGAGLELDKSGYTLFFPAQLSFLRFVEPWLSAIPMGAQYYVRLRRSR, encoded by the coding sequence ATGAGTGAGAAAGAATTCGATAAGTTCGCCACGAACTACGATGCCGTATTGGCGGGAGCAATGCCGCCAGGGATGGCTGAGAATGTCTACTTTGCGGAATACAAGATTAAGCTGATTAATCAGCAGCTTAAGGAGCGCGCTCCAGAGCGGATCTTGGATTTTGGATGTGGTCCGGGACGAAGTATTGAATTTCTCGCCTCATATTTTCCGCGAGCTGAGATTTGGGGATTTGATGTTTCAGAAGATTCAGTGAAGCAGGCGAGAGCGAATAATCCTAATGCCAAATTTGTTTTGGATATGGATGAGATTCAAAATCAAGAATTTGATCTAATCTTCGCGGCCAATGTCTTCCATCACATACCGAAATCAGAACAATCTGATGCCCTGAAAGCCTGTGCGCGGGTTCTGAAGGAATCCGGGGTTATGTATATTTTCGAACATAACCCCTACAACCCGGTCACAAAGCGGATTTTTGAGCGATGCCCCTTCGATGTAAACGCGGTCATGCTGCCGCGGAGCGAAACGGTTTCGATCGCGAGAGGGGCCGGTTTGGAGTTGGACAAGTCGGGCTACACATTGTTCTTTCCGGCTCAACTGTCCTTCCTTCGCTTTGTGGAACCTTGGCTTTCAGCCATACCTATGGGGGCTCAATACTACGTCAGGTTGCGTAGGTCCAGGTGA
- a CDS encoding glycosyltransferase family 2 protein, with translation MDDAPVLSIVVPVYRSESILPKLVAVVATEMKALGLEGQFELILVNDASPDNSWDVILELATANPWVKGVGLRRNFGQHNATMAGLNLSSGCYVVIMDDDLQHPPSAIAELLSALKEGYDVCYTNYRNRKHALWKKVGSRFNDWVATRLLSKPTGLYLSSFKAMRREVVNEIVRYDGPYPYIDGLILDVTRSIATIDIEHQERESGAGNYNLINSVSLWLKMATSFSVFPLRVVSFLGITLSFLSMLMLVAVVVGKLMYPDIQAGWASVVTTILFIGGIQTLCLGMIGEYMGRTYLKLNKKPQFSVGRLVNVANKSNE, from the coding sequence ATGGATGACGCTCCCGTTCTGTCGATAGTCGTTCCGGTTTATCGGAGCGAATCCATTTTGCCGAAGCTGGTAGCGGTGGTCGCAACGGAAATGAAGGCCTTGGGGCTCGAGGGGCAGTTCGAGTTGATTTTGGTAAATGATGCCAGTCCGGATAACAGCTGGGATGTTATCCTTGAACTGGCGACAGCAAACCCATGGGTCAAGGGGGTTGGGTTGCGACGCAATTTTGGCCAACATAACGCCACTATGGCCGGGCTTAACCTCAGCAGTGGCTGTTATGTAGTTATAATGGATGATGACCTACAGCATCCTCCTTCAGCGATTGCGGAACTTCTTTCCGCCCTTAAGGAGGGTTACGATGTGTGTTACACGAATTATCGTAACCGAAAGCATGCGCTCTGGAAAAAGGTTGGCAGTCGTTTTAACGATTGGGTGGCGACGCGTTTGTTGAGTAAACCTACCGGGCTTTACCTTTCATCGTTCAAGGCCATGCGCCGCGAGGTCGTGAATGAGATTGTTCGCTATGACGGTCCTTATCCCTATATCGATGGTTTGATCTTAGACGTGACTCGATCGATTGCTACAATTGATATTGAGCACCAAGAGCGGGAGTCGGGGGCTGGTAACTACAATCTTATAAATTCAGTATCCCTATGGCTGAAAATGGCCACCAGCTTCTCGGTATTCCCCTTGAGAGTGGTTTCCTTTCTGGGTATTACTCTCTCGTTTCTTAGCATGCTTATGTTGGTGGCGGTAGTTGTCGGAAAGTTGATGTATCCAGATATCCAAGCTGGGTGGGCATCGGTCGTCACCACCATTCTATTCATCGGCGGAATACAAACTCTTTGTCTTGGGATGATTGGCGAGTATATGGGGCGCACATATTTGAAGCTGAACAAAAAGCCGCAGTTTAGTGTTGGGCGGCTGGTGAACGTTGCTAATAAATCGAATGAGTGA
- a CDS encoding NAD-dependent epimerase/dehydratase family protein: MVVGSGLLAGVFLRRFEATENVCVYAAGVSNSSCVDAGEFAREKDRLSTTLKELQPECMLVYFSTCSIYDPDRAQTLYVKHKLAMERLVSESNNFLIVRLPQAVGRSANPHTLLNSLYNKIRAGAQVKVWTGAKRNLLDIDDIERICAAIIDQGTGQNRVLNVANPRNYRVGEIIESFERVLGVKASTVEEKKGGAYEVDIAGIAEILRTLSLGFNDAYLDNLVRKYYG; this comes from the coding sequence ATGGTTGTCGGATCAGGTCTATTGGCAGGTGTATTTCTGCGGAGGTTTGAGGCCACCGAGAACGTGTGTGTCTACGCCGCTGGTGTTTCCAATTCTTCCTGTGTCGATGCAGGGGAGTTTGCCCGGGAGAAGGATCGGCTCTCGACTACCCTGAAGGAATTGCAACCTGAATGCATGTTGGTGTATTTCAGCACATGCAGCATCTACGATCCTGATCGGGCGCAGACGCTGTATGTGAAGCACAAACTGGCCATGGAACGATTGGTCAGCGAATCGAATAATTTTCTTATCGTGAGATTACCCCAAGCAGTGGGGCGCTCGGCAAACCCACACACCCTCTTAAATAGTCTCTACAACAAGATTCGAGCGGGAGCGCAGGTAAAGGTCTGGACCGGGGCTAAGCGCAATCTCTTGGATATCGACGATATCGAGCGTATCTGCGCTGCGATCATTGATCAAGGGACGGGGCAAAACAGAGTTTTGAACGTCGCAAATCCCCGGAATTATCGAGTGGGGGAGATCATTGAGTCATTTGAACGTGTGCTGGGGGTGAAAGCTTCGACCGTCGAAGAAAAAAAGGGGGGAGCGTATGAGGTCGATATCGCAGGCATTGCTGAAATTCTCCGCACGCTTTCGCTTGGTTTTAATGATGCGTATCTGGATAATCTGGTGAGGAAGTATTATGGGTAA
- a CDS encoding glycosyltransferase family 2 protein, protein MPAACSTPALLHHLDAPASWHDLPRRVLVRGWVFAPGAAPLQAVRARVGGTLISGNVGFHRPDVKAAYPDAPDDYTGFQIAIETPRGRFPLELEALTAGGEWWSFLELEAHGKPRRRPYIFGADSPEELLAGQLALQPRHPPRPLQPEHFPAVHLAPGTSLPVVDIVTPNLNQGRWLPAAVASTAGLDGVRHTVRDGGSTDGSVEWLRESASSLHSWVSEKDDGQADAIARGLAATAGEPEDLMAWINADDHYLPGAIEFVRRYFAAHPRVDVIYGNRVMVDEDGAEVGRWHLPPHNDDVLKLYDFVPQETLFWRRRIWDQVGGIDPTFQFALDWDLLLRFQAAGARIEHLPRFLGAFRLHAAQKSSAAIGSTGQAELDALRRRTFGRDLAPSELIESSFINRYLRRSARRELAARFGLRPSL, encoded by the coding sequence TTGCCCGCCGCCTGTTCCACACCTGCCCTTCTGCACCACCTCGACGCGCCCGCCTCGTGGCACGACCTGCCGCGTCGCGTCCTGGTGCGGGGCTGGGTTTTCGCTCCCGGCGCCGCCCCGTTGCAGGCCGTGCGCGCCCGTGTCGGCGGCACCTTGATCAGCGGAAACGTCGGCTTTCATCGCCCGGATGTGAAGGCGGCGTATCCAGATGCCCCCGACGACTACACCGGCTTCCAGATCGCGATCGAAACGCCTCGCGGCCGCTTCCCGCTGGAGCTCGAAGCGCTCACCGCCGGCGGCGAATGGTGGTCCTTTCTGGAGCTGGAGGCGCATGGGAAGCCCAGGCGTCGCCCTTACATCTTCGGCGCCGATTCCCCCGAGGAACTACTGGCCGGACAACTTGCCCTGCAACCACGCCACCCGCCGCGTCCGTTGCAGCCGGAGCACTTTCCCGCCGTCCATCTCGCGCCGGGCACGAGCCTGCCCGTCGTCGATATCGTCACCCCCAACCTCAATCAAGGTCGTTGGCTCCCGGCCGCCGTAGCCAGCACCGCCGGACTCGACGGCGTGCGCCACACCGTGCGTGACGGTGGCTCCACCGATGGTTCGGTCGAGTGGCTGCGGGAGTCTGCTTCATCGCTCCATTCGTGGGTCAGCGAAAAGGACGATGGCCAGGCCGACGCGATCGCCCGGGGCCTCGCCGCTACCGCCGGGGAGCCCGAGGACCTCATGGCCTGGATCAATGCCGACGATCATTACCTGCCCGGCGCGATCGAGTTCGTGCGCCGCTATTTTGCGGCTCACCCCCGGGTCGATGTCATTTATGGCAACCGCGTGATGGTGGACGAAGACGGTGCGGAAGTTGGCCGTTGGCACCTGCCCCCGCATAACGACGATGTGCTGAAGCTCTACGATTTTGTCCCGCAGGAGACCCTCTTCTGGCGGCGTCGTATATGGGATCAGGTCGGCGGCATCGACCCGACCTTCCAGTTCGCGCTCGATTGGGACCTGCTGCTTCGCTTTCAAGCCGCCGGCGCTCGCATCGAGCACCTCCCCCGATTCCTCGGCGCCTTTCGCCTGCATGCCGCGCAGAAATCTTCCGCCGCCATCGGCAGCACCGGCCAGGCCGAGCTGGATGCTCTGCGTCGCCGCACCTTCGGACGGGATCTCGCTCCGTCGGAGTTAATCGAATCCTCGTTCATCAACCGCTACCTCCGCCGAAGCGCGCGCCGCGAACTCGCCGCCCGTTTCGGTCTGCGCCCGTCCCTTTAA